A genomic stretch from Setaria italica strain Yugu1 chromosome VII, Setaria_italica_v2.0, whole genome shotgun sequence includes:
- the LOC101766567 gene encoding uncharacterized protein LOC101766567: MAADNRPTAAAPYLPAELIPDIARHLTTLQDFFALRSTCRSYRAVLPPSRAVLASQPPHLLVPHHASSRRSLALVHLPRRRLLRFRAPTPPLPSAVVASDGARVVTFDYFAHELSVTHLLSGERVFVPDTPFLFSRAVLAGDLVFLIAPGWVRYCRLGDGRWREACCRLRSGVRGLYMMVGMLAANGVLYALLNTCQLAIAELRDDKVELKLLGGEVSDHVRNAWMESTDFILGECAGEPLLIFKGLVKPQYKVFRWEPGEQRWVRAMSLGRRTLFVSGNGFDAWLGPDSPGIRGDCIYEALPQAAGWSEYLLVDNTCELVTIDYHGAPELDAVRKQVWVLPSLY; encoded by the coding sequence ATGGCCGCGGACAAccgccccaccgccgctgcGCCGTACCTACCGGCGGAGCTCATCCCGGACATCGCGCGGCACCTGACGACCCTCCAGGACTTCTTCGCCCTCCGCTCCACCTGCCGCTCCTACCGTGCCGTGCTGCCCCCCTCCCGCGCCGTCCTCGCCTCCCAGCCCCCGCACCTCCTCGTGCCCCACCACGCGTCCTCCCGGCGCTCACTCGCCCTCGTccacctcccgcgccgccgcctcctgcgctTCCGCGCGCCCACTCCCCCTCTTCCCAGCGCCGTCGTCGCCTCCGACGGCGCCCGCGTCGTCACCTTCGACTACTTTGCCCACGAGCTCTCCGTCACCCACCTCCTCTCCGGCGAGCGGGTCTTCGTCCCCGACACCCCCTTCCTGTTCTCCCGCGCAGTCCTCGCCGGGGACCTCGTCTTCCTCATCGCCCCCGGGTGGGTCCGGTACTGCCGCCTCGGGGATGGCCGATGGCGGGAGGCATGTTGCCGCCTCAGAAGCGGCGTTCGTGGCCTCTACATGATGGTCGGCATGCTCGCTGCCAATGGCGTCCTCTATGCGCTCCTCAACACCTGCCAGCTCGCTATCGCGGAGCTGAGGGACGATAAGGTTGAGTTAAAGCTGCTTGGAGGGGAAGTCAGTGACCATGTCAGAAATGCTTGGATGGAAAGCACGGATTTCATACTTGGGGAGTGTGCTGGTGAGCCCTTACTCATCTTCAAGGGGTTGGTCAAGCCGCAGTATAAGGTTTTCCGATGGGAACCTGGGGAGCAAAGGTGGGTGAGGGCTATGAGCCTGGGAAGGCGGACGCTTTTCGTATCTGGAAATGGCTTTGATGCTTGGCTTGGTCCAGATTCACCTGGAATTCGTGGGGATTGCATATATGAAGCTCTGCCACAGGCTGCGGGTTGGAGTGAGTACTTGTTAGTTGACAACACTTGTGAACTCGTCACTATTGACTACCATGGTGCACCAGAGTTAGATGCTGTAAGAAAGCAGGTTTGGGTGCTCCCAAGCTTATATTGA
- the LOC101765882 gene encoding INO80 complex subunit C, whose translation MESEVVRTEMVLAPTLSFKKVQTADKYPKGQSRGRQWKHLRHLLQAADASSMPPDRPNYLNIQSPPSIYPPKRYCDITGFEAPYVDPRTKLRYADPEVFKQIRMLPNEYVQRYLALRNAAVILR comes from the exons ATGGAGTCGGAGGTGGTGAGGACGGAGATGGTGCTGGCGCCGACGCTGTCGTTCAAGAAGGTGCAGACGGCGGACAAGTACCCCAAGGGCCAGTCCCGGGGGCGCCAGTGGAAGCACCTCCGTCACCTCCTCCAGGCCGCAGATGCCTCCTCCATGCCCCCCGACCGCCCCAACT ATCTGAATATTCAATCACCCCCATCCATTTACCCACCAAAGAGATACTGTGACATAACAGGTTTTGAG GCACCGTATGTGGATCCTAGGACAAAGCTGCGCTACGCTGATCCAGAGGTGTTCAAGCAGATCAGGATGCTTCCCAATGAATACGTTCAAAGGTATCTGGCCTTGAGAAATGCAGCGGTCATACTGAGATAG